The proteins below are encoded in one region of Megasphaera vaginalis (ex Bordigoni et al. 2020):
- a CDS encoding transglycosylase domain-containing protein — MYTPRRRAKHVKKRSSTHFLRVLVALCIVIAAGIGFGYIFAAYQSLPAVGNNMRPAVSSQVFDNKGRLITTLHSDQNRLPIDINKVPQNLQNAFIAAEDNRFYDHIGIDPIGIVRAVITNVTNRGIAQGGSTITQQLAKNAFLSQEQTLKRKIQEAMLALEIERKYSKKEILEMYMNQIYFGQGAYGIQTAAQTYFGKDVTELNLTQCAMLAGLPKSPNYYSPLTNLNEGIARRNVVLSQMVKYGYISESEATKAKDADLELVKKKSTVANNETAAFIDYVSQEIAKKYGDDALYKEGLKIYTTLDTKKQHAAVKALADLPDNYEDANGLTQPQCAIVSLDPHTGYILAMVGGRNQDSFNRATMAVRQPGSAFKPFVYATALQHDMSPSTHINDEEISYGNWHPQNADRQYRGSVSLRTALTLSINTVAVQVADKVGTDNIISNARKMGITTLENGDSNLAMALGGLTHGVTPLEIAGAYGTFANKGVFIKPTGIVKILDRNGNVIEDNSLESERTKTQVLTEKEAYMMTDMLSDVMTSGTGTTAAIGRPAAGKTGTTDDNKDAWFVGYTPNIVTAVWIGDDTGSETLGEVYGGTIPAQIWHDYMSAAVADESVKDFDVPAGMAPIREEPEEDNTATEKSKTDKKADKKNVKTDKGKTDSEQSDTTKDRTRNTDDESDQSKESPSRNNKRE; from the coding sequence ATGTATACACCAAGACGCCGGGCAAAACACGTGAAGAAACGCAGTTCAACCCATTTCTTACGCGTCCTCGTAGCGCTATGTATCGTCATTGCTGCCGGTATCGGCTTCGGTTATATTTTCGCAGCCTATCAAAGTCTTCCGGCTGTCGGAAATAATATGAGACCTGCCGTTTCGTCACAAGTATTCGACAACAAAGGACGCCTGATCACTACGCTGCACTCCGATCAGAACCGCTTGCCTATTGATATCAACAAAGTTCCTCAGAATTTGCAGAATGCCTTTATTGCCGCTGAAGATAACCGCTTTTATGACCATATCGGTATTGACCCCATCGGCATCGTTCGTGCAGTCATTACCAATGTGACCAACAGAGGCATCGCCCAGGGCGGCAGCACGATAACGCAGCAGCTGGCAAAAAACGCTTTCCTGTCGCAGGAGCAAACGTTGAAGAGAAAAATACAGGAAGCCATGCTCGCGTTGGAAATCGAACGGAAATACAGCAAAAAAGAAATCCTCGAAATGTATATGAATCAGATTTACTTCGGGCAAGGTGCTTACGGTATCCAAACGGCGGCACAGACGTATTTCGGCAAAGATGTAACGGAATTGAATTTGACGCAATGCGCTATGCTTGCAGGTCTGCCGAAAAGCCCGAATTATTATTCGCCGCTGACAAATCTGAATGAAGGGATCGCCAGAAGGAATGTCGTTCTCAGCCAGATGGTAAAATACGGCTACATCAGCGAAAGCGAAGCAACGAAAGCAAAAGACGCCGATCTGGAACTGGTTAAGAAAAAATCAACAGTTGCCAACAACGAGACTGCTGCTTTCATTGATTACGTATCCCAGGAAATTGCGAAGAAATACGGCGACGACGCTTTGTATAAAGAAGGGTTGAAAATTTACACGACTTTGGACACGAAAAAACAGCACGCCGCCGTAAAAGCCTTGGCAGACCTTCCCGATAATTACGAAGATGCCAACGGCTTGACGCAACCGCAGTGCGCGATTGTATCTCTAGACCCTCATACCGGCTATATTCTCGCCATGGTCGGCGGCCGCAACCAGGACAGCTTCAACCGCGCCACGATGGCCGTTCGCCAACCCGGTTCCGCCTTCAAGCCTTTTGTTTACGCTACGGCGCTGCAACATGACATGAGTCCCTCTACACACATAAATGATGAAGAAATATCATACGGCAATTGGCATCCGCAAAACGCCGACAGGCAATATCGCGGTTCCGTTTCCTTGCGTACGGCATTAACGCTTTCGATTAATACCGTTGCCGTTCAAGTTGCCGATAAAGTCGGCACGGATAATATTATCTCCAACGCCCGCAAGATGGGCATTACCACGCTGGAAAACGGCGACTCCAACCTGGCCATGGCCCTCGGCGGCCTGACGCACGGCGTAACGCCGCTCGAAATAGCCGGCGCTTACGGCACCTTTGCCAACAAAGGCGTATTCATAAAGCCGACGGGAATCGTCAAAATCCTCGACCGCAACGGTAATGTTATTGAAGATAATTCCCTCGAAAGCGAACGGACAAAAACACAAGTCCTTACGGAAAAAGAAGCCTATATGATGACTGATATGCTTTCTGACGTCATGACCTCCGGCACGGGCACAACAGCCGCCATCGGCAGACCTGCCGCCGGCAAGACCGGTACGACGGACGACAATAAAGACGCCTGGTTCGTCGGATATACGCCGAATATCGTTACGGCAGTCTGGATCGGCGATGATACCGGCTCGGAAACGCTGGGTGAAGTGTACGGCGGCACAATACCGGCTCAAATCTGGCATGACTATATGTCTGCCGCTGTCGCCGACGAATCGGTGAAAGACTTCGACGTGCCTGCCGGCATGGCGCCTATCCGGGAAGAACCGGAAGAAGACAACACTGCGACAGAAAAGAGCAAAACCGATAAGAAAGCCGACAAGAAAAACGTAAAAACGGATAAAGGAAAAACCGACAGCGAACAAAGCGACACGACCAAAGACCGCACACGTAATACGGACGACGAATCGGACCAATCGAAAGAATCGCCGTCTCGAAACAATAAACGAGAATAA
- the ppsA gene encoding phosphoenolpyruvate synthase: MDRNTAFVLWFDELRRSDVDLVGGKSSSLGELTSQTKVPVPYGYATTAAGYRHFMEATGLNGKIKELLTGLTDVEDPVQLRDVTAAIRKAVCDADMPRDLADSIRQSYIELGEKVGQADPYVAVRSSATAEDLPDASFAGQQDTYLNVKGADMVIQKVKECYASTFTDRATYYRTKKGFDHLEVALSAAVQMMVFSKAAGVMFTVDLVTGDDSTITIEGAWGLGEYVVQGTVTPDNFKVKKDDLTILSKMVNTKPVMLVRKEGGDCEEVVVPREQQKEQVITEEQIKELASYAKAIEAHYGCYMDMEWGVDERDGKVWLLQARPETVWSKKNSEKKGASDASAVTSNRVVIVKGLPASPGNAAGKAHVILDPAQIGEFKDGEILVTTMTAPDWVPAMKKAKAIVTDAGGMTCHASIVSRELGIPCIVGTKSRSVEATTTIADGMDITVDATNGIVYEGIVADIVKLVAASGAAATVVAAEPVPVTGTKIYMNLGNPDLAEKHGKLPCDGIGLMREEFIWTTFIHEHPLYLIEIGHPERVVDQLADGMRKVCQALAPRPVTLRFSDFKSSEYRNLKGGDKYEPQESSALLGWRGASRYYDPKYTEAFKLELKAVKKVREEYGFKNLNVMIPFCRRVDEMEKIVALMAAEGLHRGPDFKVWLMAEIPSNIILADQFNRFVDGYSIGSNDLTMLIMGCDRDNDTVAPLFDERNLAVKRAIRHLISVAHKDGKTVSICGQAPSVYPDFTEFLVKSGIDSVSVNPDAVISTRKSVAQIEQRILMDSLTGRGRVDTEDYTW; encoded by the coding sequence ATGGATAGAAATACGGCTTTTGTACTGTGGTTTGATGAATTACGGCGTTCAGATGTTGATCTGGTAGGAGGAAAGTCGTCCTCGTTAGGCGAATTGACATCGCAAACGAAGGTTCCCGTTCCGTACGGTTATGCCACGACGGCTGCCGGCTACAGGCATTTTATGGAAGCCACAGGCCTTAACGGCAAGATCAAAGAACTCCTGACAGGCCTTACGGATGTGGAAGATCCGGTACAGCTCCGCGATGTTACGGCAGCTATCCGGAAAGCCGTCTGTGATGCGGATATGCCGCGTGATTTGGCCGATTCGATTCGCCAGAGCTATATTGAATTGGGAGAAAAGGTTGGGCAGGCGGACCCGTATGTTGCCGTTCGTTCCAGTGCGACGGCGGAAGATTTGCCGGATGCCAGTTTTGCCGGTCAGCAAGATACGTATCTGAATGTTAAAGGCGCCGACATGGTCATTCAAAAAGTAAAAGAATGCTATGCTTCCACTTTTACCGATCGCGCGACGTATTACCGGACGAAGAAGGGGTTTGACCACCTGGAAGTTGCCCTCAGCGCGGCCGTACAGATGATGGTGTTCTCTAAAGCCGCCGGCGTTATGTTTACTGTCGATTTGGTTACGGGCGATGATTCGACGATCACTATTGAAGGAGCCTGGGGCCTTGGTGAATATGTCGTACAGGGCACGGTTACGCCGGATAATTTTAAAGTGAAGAAAGATGATTTGACCATTTTATCAAAAATGGTCAATACGAAGCCGGTTATGCTGGTTCGTAAAGAAGGCGGCGATTGCGAAGAAGTGGTCGTGCCGAGGGAACAGCAGAAAGAACAGGTCATTACGGAAGAACAGATTAAGGAACTGGCATCGTACGCAAAAGCGATTGAAGCCCATTACGGCTGCTATATGGATATGGAATGGGGCGTCGATGAACGGGACGGCAAGGTATGGTTGCTTCAGGCACGGCCGGAAACGGTCTGGTCGAAAAAGAACAGTGAAAAGAAGGGCGCATCGGATGCTTCCGCCGTAACGTCGAATCGTGTCGTCATTGTGAAGGGACTCCCCGCCAGCCCCGGCAACGCAGCCGGCAAGGCGCATGTCATTTTGGATCCGGCACAGATCGGCGAATTTAAAGACGGAGAAATCCTTGTTACGACCATGACGGCGCCGGATTGGGTTCCGGCCATGAAAAAAGCAAAAGCCATCGTTACCGATGCCGGCGGGATGACCTGCCATGCTTCCATTGTCAGCCGTGAATTGGGGATTCCGTGTATTGTCGGAACGAAGAGCCGCAGTGTAGAAGCGACGACGACGATTGCTGACGGCATGGATATTACGGTAGATGCTACGAACGGCATCGTCTATGAAGGGATCGTGGCGGATATCGTCAAACTGGTCGCTGCGAGCGGCGCTGCGGCAACTGTCGTCGCAGCCGAACCGGTGCCCGTTACGGGAACGAAAATATATATGAATCTGGGCAATCCGGATCTGGCTGAAAAACACGGGAAGCTGCCGTGTGACGGTATCGGCTTGATGCGTGAAGAGTTTATCTGGACGACATTCATTCATGAACATCCGTTGTATTTGATTGAAATCGGCCATCCCGAACGCGTTGTCGATCAGCTGGCCGATGGTATGCGCAAGGTATGCCAGGCGCTGGCTCCGCGCCCCGTAACGCTTCGCTTCAGTGATTTTAAATCGAGCGAATATCGTAATCTTAAGGGCGGGGATAAGTATGAGCCGCAGGAAAGCAGCGCGCTTTTGGGCTGGCGCGGCGCTTCCCGCTACTACGACCCGAAATATACGGAAGCTTTCAAATTGGAACTGAAAGCCGTTAAAAAAGTTCGTGAAGAATATGGCTTCAAAAATCTCAATGTCATGATTCCTTTCTGCCGCCGCGTCGATGAAATGGAAAAAATCGTCGCGCTCATGGCAGCAGAAGGATTGCATCGCGGGCCGGATTTTAAAGTATGGCTCATGGCTGAAATTCCCTCCAATATCATCTTGGCAGATCAGTTTAACCGGTTCGTTGACGGCTATTCCATCGGCTCCAATGATTTGACGATGCTGATCATGGGCTGCGACCGCGATAATGATACGGTGGCTCCTCTCTTCGACGAACGAAATCTCGCTGTGAAGCGTGCCATCAGACATTTGATTTCCGTCGCTCATAAAGACGGCAAGACTGTCTCCATCTGCGGGCAGGCTCCCAGCGTATATCCTGATTTTACGGAATTTCTGGTCAAGAGCGGCATCGATTCGGTTTCGGTCAATCCCGATGCCGTCATCTCTACGCGCAAGAGCGTCGCGCAGATTGAACAGCGGATTTTGATGGATTCCTTAACCGGAAGGGGTCGCGTCGATACAGAAGATTATACGTGGTAA
- a CDS encoding helix-turn-helix transcriptional regulator — protein sequence MLSERQETILQIVRENSPITGQHIADRLHVTRAALRSDLAILTMLGLIDARPKLGYFFTGNKEKDLLSRVITDIRVSTCLSQPVIVGEHTSAYDAIIAMFTEDVGTVFVGNENMLLGVVSRKDLLKTAMGNNDLQSLPVRMVMTPVSKLIYVEGDDKALFAAQRMIEYEIDCLPVVRVLPSTEGKKKDLQIIGRISKTNITRLFVDCGMGRRA from the coding sequence ATGTTATCGGAACGTCAAGAGACGATATTGCAGATCGTCAGAGAAAACAGCCCGATTACGGGACAGCATATTGCCGACAGGCTCCACGTGACCAGGGCGGCGCTGCGTTCGGATCTGGCAATATTGACGATGCTGGGGCTGATTGATGCCAGACCTAAATTGGGGTATTTTTTTACGGGAAATAAAGAAAAAGATCTGCTCTCTCGTGTTATCACGGACATTCGCGTCAGTACCTGTTTGTCACAGCCCGTTATCGTCGGCGAGCATACAAGTGCTTATGATGCTATTATCGCCATGTTTACGGAGGATGTGGGCACTGTTTTTGTCGGCAATGAGAACATGTTGCTCGGCGTCGTATCCCGTAAGGATCTGTTGAAAACGGCAATGGGAAATAACGATCTGCAATCTTTGCCTGTGCGCATGGTCATGACGCCTGTAAGCAAATTAATTTATGTCGAAGGCGATGACAAGGCGCTCTTTGCGGCGCAACGCATGATCGAATATGAAATTGATTGTCTGCCTGTCGTGCGGGTGCTGCCCAGTACCGAAGGAAAGAAAAAAGATCTGCAGATCATCGGGCGGATTTCCAAAACGAACATTACCCGTCTGTTTGTGGACTGCGGTATGGGAAGGAGAGCTTAA
- a CDS encoding pyruvate, water dikinase regulatory protein — MPLPIIYACSDSLGDTAERVARAAASQYDQEKFNIIRVPYIRSEQQIEELVKKAATAHAMICYTVISPTLRRKLQDMTANLDIPVIDIIGPMLAGVGSIAGTEPTLRAGMIHQLDKEYFRRVDAIEFAVKFDDGKNPLGFLKADVVIIGVSRTSKTPLSMYLAHKRIKAANLPLVPEVALPQELFEIPARKIVGLVIDPFKLNFIRSERLRAMGLEPNASYANVERINEELEYARGVMRRLHCPVIDVSSKAIEETANLIMDIVKRNADLYEDE, encoded by the coding sequence TTGCCATTACCGATTATTTACGCCTGCTCCGATTCGCTCGGCGATACGGCCGAACGTGTTGCCAGAGCGGCGGCCAGTCAATATGACCAGGAGAAATTCAATATCATACGAGTTCCTTATATCCGGTCGGAACAGCAAATCGAAGAACTGGTCAAAAAGGCTGCGACAGCGCATGCCATGATTTGTTATACCGTTATTTCCCCGACATTGCGTCGCAAGTTGCAGGATATGACGGCCAATTTGGATATTCCCGTTATTGATATCATCGGGCCGATGTTAGCCGGTGTCGGCAGTATTGCCGGAACGGAACCGACGTTGCGTGCCGGGATGATTCACCAACTCGATAAAGAATATTTTCGTCGCGTCGATGCCATTGAATTTGCCGTTAAATTCGACGACGGTAAGAATCCCCTCGGATTTTTGAAGGCCGACGTCGTTATCATTGGCGTGTCGCGTACGTCAAAAACGCCGCTTTCCATGTATTTGGCGCATAAACGGATCAAAGCCGCCAACTTGCCGTTGGTCCCGGAAGTAGCCTTGCCGCAGGAATTGTTTGAAATCCCGGCCCGGAAAATCGTCGGCCTCGTTATTGATCCTTTCAAGCTGAATTTTATTCGCTCCGAACGGCTGCGGGCCATGGGATTGGAGCCGAACGCCAGCTATGCCAATGTCGAACGTATCAATGAGGAACTGGAGTATGCGCGAGGCGTTATGCGCAGGTTACATTGTCCGGTTATCGATGTCTCTTCAAAGGCCATTGAGGAAACGGCGAATCTGATAATGGATATAGTCAAACGCAATGCCGATCTGTATGAAGATGAATAA
- the rpmB gene encoding 50S ribosomal protein L28, translated as MANYCEVCGKGTVTGMNVSHSHLKTKRTWKPNIQRVRAVVDGEVKRINVCTRCLRSGKVQRDV; from the coding sequence ATGGCAAATTATTGTGAAGTGTGCGGCAAAGGTACAGTTACCGGCATGAATGTCAGCCATTCCCATTTGAAAACGAAAAGAACCTGGAAGCCGAATATCCAAAGAGTACGTGCAGTTGTAGACGGCGAAGTGAAACGCATCAACGTTTGCACTCGTTGCCTTCGTTCCGGCAAAGTACAGCGTGATGTTTAA
- the recG gene encoding ATP-dependent DNA helicase RecG encodes MSQSIRQLKGIGSRKEILFNRLNIYTIGDLLQFFPRFYEDRSTIVPIGQTDTAKEDSVLVSGSVLSVQEIRPRRGMTILKVVLTDGSGAVELVWFNQPFKRKQFKKDMTVTAFGKMEWAYGHRQMNNPETEAGHVEADGFVPVYALTDGLYQTDVRHAVCQALAAAGAERSLLPVALSPQLAAADSTRLLSVYKAMHFPDNLALQQEARTLLAFDELFAMQLGLLLRRQYVKRAQGIKCSPNGRLLKRFIERLPFALTKGQIRAFLDIAGDLEGETPMQRLIQGDVGSGKTVVAAMALAKIVENGYQGALMVPTGILAAQHAEAFRAFFDGLPVRIALLTGRTGVKERRAILEDLADGSIDILIGTHALIQRDVVFRSLALVVTDEQHRFGVQQRAALQEKGSSPHALFMTATPIPRTLTLSVYGDLDVSSIHELPPGRKEIKTYAVGEGMRQRIYRFLAKTMAQGQQCYIVCPLVEESEKSDLQAATALYEELCTTVFPSYRCGLVHGRMAGKDKEAVMEAFQSGEIRLLVSTSVIEVGVNVPNATVMVIDGAERFGLAQLHQLRGRVGRGNMQAYCILLAKGGNDDTRQRLQWMETIHDGFLLAEKDLLLRGSGHLFGLMQHGLPDLKVADIVADIHLLTRARDEAVRYIGQSGFSRDTVLRQLNVRFARSFEGLLQN; translated from the coding sequence ATGAGCCAGTCCATTCGACAACTAAAGGGAATCGGGTCCAGAAAGGAAATCCTTTTCAACCGGCTGAACATCTATACTATAGGCGACTTACTGCAATTTTTTCCGCGTTTTTACGAAGATCGCAGTACGATTGTCCCGATCGGACAGACCGATACGGCGAAGGAAGATTCGGTACTGGTGTCCGGTTCGGTGTTGTCCGTTCAAGAGATCAGGCCACGTCGCGGGATGACGATCCTGAAAGTCGTTCTGACCGACGGCAGCGGCGCCGTGGAACTGGTTTGGTTCAATCAACCGTTCAAAAGAAAGCAGTTTAAAAAAGATATGACCGTGACGGCGTTCGGCAAAATGGAGTGGGCTTACGGCCACAGGCAAATGAATAACCCGGAAACGGAGGCCGGCCACGTTGAAGCCGACGGATTCGTACCGGTCTATGCCCTTACGGACGGACTTTATCAGACTGATGTGCGTCATGCCGTCTGTCAGGCTCTTGCTGCAGCCGGAGCGGAGCGGTCTTTGCTGCCTGTCGCATTATCGCCGCAGTTGGCGGCTGCGGATTCCACACGATTACTATCTGTATATAAGGCGATGCACTTTCCCGATAATCTGGCACTGCAGCAGGAGGCGAGAACACTTCTTGCTTTTGACGAGCTTTTTGCCATGCAACTGGGGTTGCTTTTGCGGCGCCAGTATGTCAAGCGGGCGCAAGGCATTAAATGCAGCCCCAATGGCAGGTTGCTGAAACGGTTTATCGAACGATTGCCCTTTGCGTTAACGAAAGGGCAGATCCGGGCTTTTTTGGACATCGCCGGCGATTTGGAAGGAGAGACGCCGATGCAACGCCTGATTCAAGGCGACGTCGGTTCCGGTAAAACTGTCGTTGCAGCAATGGCTCTGGCGAAAATCGTCGAGAACGGATATCAGGGGGCTTTGATGGTGCCTACGGGAATTTTGGCGGCACAACATGCGGAGGCGTTTCGTGCCTTTTTTGACGGATTGCCTGTTCGTATCGCCTTGTTGACGGGCCGGACAGGCGTGAAAGAACGGCGGGCCATACTGGAAGACCTGGCCGACGGTTCCATTGATATCCTGATTGGGACGCACGCCTTGATTCAGCGCGATGTCGTCTTCCGTTCCCTGGCGTTGGTCGTGACTGACGAGCAGCATCGTTTCGGCGTACAGCAGCGGGCTGCGTTGCAGGAGAAAGGCAGTTCTCCCCATGCGCTTTTTATGACGGCAACGCCGATTCCGAGGACGTTGACGCTGTCCGTATACGGCGATCTGGATGTTTCTTCCATTCACGAGCTGCCGCCAGGCAGAAAGGAGATCAAGACGTACGCTGTCGGAGAAGGCATGAGACAACGCATCTATCGTTTTTTGGCGAAGACGATGGCGCAGGGACAGCAGTGCTATATCGTCTGTCCGCTGGTGGAAGAGTCGGAAAAGAGCGACTTGCAGGCGGCGACAGCGCTGTACGAAGAACTTTGCACCACCGTTTTCCCTTCATACCGTTGCGGTTTGGTTCACGGCAGAATGGCGGGAAAAGACAAAGAAGCGGTGATGGAGGCGTTCCAGTCCGGTGAGATCCGGCTTTTGGTGTCGACGAGCGTTATCGAAGTAGGCGTCAATGTGCCCAATGCCACGGTCATGGTTATTGATGGCGCCGAGCGTTTCGGCCTGGCACAGCTGCATCAACTGCGCGGCCGCGTCGGACGCGGCAATATGCAGGCTTATTGTATCCTTTTGGCCAAAGGCGGAAATGACGATACCAGACAGCGGCTGCAATGGATGGAAACGATTCATGACGGGTTTCTCCTGGCTGAAAAAGATCTGCTGCTGCGCGGATCCGGACACCTTTTCGGGCTGATGCAGCATGGTCTTCCCGATCTGAAAGTTGCCGATATCGTTGCCGATATTCATTTGCTGACCCGGGCTCGGGATGAAGCGGTACGCTATATCGGGCAAAGCGGATTTTCGCGAGACACTGTGTTGCGGCAGTTGAATGTGCGTTTTGCACGAAGCTTTGAGGGATTGTTGCAAAATTAA
- the guaB gene encoding IMP dehydrogenase, whose amino-acid sequence MRSDKFGMQGLTFDDVLLVPAKSDVLPKDVDVTTNLTRDIKLNIPIMSSGMDTVTEAPMAIAVAREGGIGVIHKNMSIAAQAREVDKVKRSEHGIIIDPIFLHPDNLLADANELMGKYRISGVPITVDGKLVGIITNRDMRFEEDMSRRIGDIMTQEHLVTAPVGTSLAEAKEILRQHRIEKLPLIDKEGNLQGLITIKDIEKATKYPNSAKDDNGRLLVAAAVGVTHDMIDRLDALVAAKVDVVVIDTAHGHSLGVLNTLKDIKKAYPNLPVIAGNVATAAATEALIECGVDAVKVGIGPGSICTTRIIAGIGVPQITAVYECAQAAQRFGIPIIADGGIKYSGDMAKAIAAGGNVVMMGNLLAGTEESPGETIIYQGRSYKVYRGMGSLGAMDKGSKDRYFQEDAKKLVPEGIEGRVPYKGAAADTIFQMVGGLRASMGYCGCRTIRDMIENTQFIQITSAGLRESHPHDISITKEAPNYSVN is encoded by the coding sequence ATGAGATCTGATAAATTTGGTATGCAAGGGCTGACCTTTGATGATGTATTGCTGGTGCCGGCGAAGTCCGATGTTTTGCCGAAAGATGTCGATGTAACGACCAATCTGACGCGCGATATCAAGCTGAATATTCCGATCATGAGCTCCGGTATGGACACGGTCACGGAAGCGCCGATGGCGATTGCCGTTGCCCGTGAAGGCGGTATTGGCGTCATTCATAAGAATATGTCCATTGCGGCGCAGGCTCGTGAAGTCGACAAAGTAAAGCGTTCCGAACACGGCATCATTATTGATCCGATTTTTTTGCACCCCGATAATCTTTTGGCCGATGCCAATGAGTTGATGGGAAAATACCGCATTTCCGGAGTGCCGATCACTGTTGACGGCAAGCTTGTCGGGATTATCACCAATCGTGACATGCGTTTTGAAGAAGATATGAGCCGGCGTATCGGCGACATCATGACGCAGGAACATCTGGTAACGGCGCCTGTGGGCACCTCGCTTGCCGAGGCTAAGGAAATCTTGCGCCAACACCGCATTGAAAAATTGCCGTTAATCGATAAAGAAGGCAATCTGCAAGGGCTGATTACGATCAAAGATATTGAAAAAGCTACAAAATATCCGAATTCGGCCAAAGACGACAACGGACGTCTGCTCGTTGCCGCTGCCGTAGGCGTAACGCATGACATGATCGATCGTCTGGACGCCTTGGTTGCCGCTAAGGTGGACGTTGTCGTCATCGATACGGCTCACGGCCATTCGTTGGGCGTACTGAATACGCTGAAAGATATTAAGAAGGCCTATCCGAACTTGCCGGTTATTGCCGGTAATGTGGCTACTGCCGCTGCTACGGAAGCGTTGATCGAATGCGGCGTTGACGCTGTCAAGGTCGGTATCGGACCCGGCTCAATCTGTACGACTCGGATCATTGCCGGTATCGGTGTGCCGCAGATCACGGCTGTTTACGAATGTGCGCAGGCGGCGCAGCGTTTCGGTATTCCCATTATTGCCGACGGCGGTATTAAATATTCCGGCGATATGGCGAAAGCTATTGCCGCCGGAGGTAACGTCGTCATGATGGGGAATCTCCTGGCCGGTACGGAAGAAAGTCCGGGCGAAACGATCATTTATCAAGGCAGAAGCTACAAAGTATATCGCGGCATGGGCTCTCTCGGCGCTATGGATAAGGGAAGCAAGGACCGCTATTTCCAGGAAGATGCGAAAAAACTGGTACCTGAAGGCATTGAAGGGCGCGTACCGTATAAAGGCGCTGCTGCCGATACGATCTTCCAAATGGTCGGCGGTCTCCGCGCCAGCATGGGATACTGCGGTTGTCGGACTATCAGGGATATGATTGAAAATACGCAATTTATCCAGATCACCAGTGCAGGTTTGCGCGAAAGCCATCCTCATGACATCAGTATTACGAAAGAAGCGCCCAATTACAGTGTGAACTAA
- a CDS encoding WecB/TagA/CpsF family glycosyltransferase, with translation MESKIDILSVPIWNLTLEEAKDLVFQWIEEGKAASIATANAEMLMRAKEDEELANILRHADLVVPDGAGVLWAAEQQGKKFKERVAGFDLSCRLLQEAAVRGTKVYFFGGAEGIAAAAAQKVAAMYGPISVAGVHSGFFSPEDETDIIREICDTGAQILLVALGVPKQEKWIAQHLYELGPCVCIGVGGSLDVLAGKALRAPKWMQEHRLEWFFRLYKEPTRFKRMLALPRFVAAVKAQRRS, from the coding sequence GTGGAAAGTAAAATTGACATATTGTCTGTTCCCATATGGAACCTGACACTGGAAGAAGCGAAAGATCTCGTCTTTCAGTGGATTGAAGAGGGGAAAGCGGCTTCCATTGCCACGGCAAATGCGGAAATGCTGATGCGGGCGAAGGAAGATGAGGAATTGGCGAATATTTTGCGGCATGCGGATTTGGTCGTTCCTGACGGAGCCGGCGTTCTTTGGGCGGCAGAGCAGCAGGGGAAAAAGTTCAAAGAACGGGTCGCCGGCTTTGACTTGTCGTGCCGTCTCTTACAGGAGGCGGCGGTACGCGGTACGAAAGTCTACTTTTTTGGCGGCGCGGAAGGGATTGCGGCGGCGGCGGCCCAAAAGGTTGCTGCAATGTATGGTCCCATCTCCGTTGCCGGCGTTCATTCGGGATTTTTTTCTCCCGAAGACGAGACGGACATTATCCGTGAGATTTGCGATACAGGCGCGCAGATACTGCTGGTAGCGCTTGGCGTGCCGAAACAGGAGAAATGGATAGCGCAGCACTTGTATGAATTGGGGCCTTGCGTCTGTATCGGCGTCGGCGGTTCCCTCGATGTGTTGGCCGGCAAGGCGCTGAGGGCTCCGAAATGGATGCAAGAGCACCGTCTGGAATGGTTTTTCCGGCTGTACAAGGAACCGACTCGCTTTAAACGGATGTTGGCACTGCCGCGTTTCGTGGCAGCCGTCAAAGCGCAGCGGCGGTCCTGA